In the Colletotrichum higginsianum IMI 349063 chromosome 7 map unlocalized unitig_7, whole genome shotgun sequence genome, one interval contains:
- a CDS encoding Ankyrin unc44 produces MSGFEVLGATAAIAQLSELCIKCGQTTVRIICSYRGAPKEIIELAQKVDRLKFRIGQVQKIGDDLSDLDLDDVFPEIHRVILLEQLETHHKALLEIEGLATGVGGQTRGKKLQWAFVDKRKTTRIMQDLADINQTLDQFLEIIPMSVASQQPRDPMVVLLTAPRRLATIQHNSLAALRVSNAAMLPALIEQMKEIQSSIQSASDDQFLYWKETQTKIMRCRDPATAPARITPVLDRPESSTKDSSAHTNRTTNRPPPPSSPQVTTKENSRGLKSGHEFVDTVIEFHNFGMSQPSQHAQWDFGCSSGTGRVTQNPRYSGRVAVKTTASFREVRSSLRVRFFLFNERVLRFELGVRQLTRAWTSFSLVGSRIDVHIVTYPPTSKRWNITEKTRLKMIKYLMHQGCTTHCAKGGRIWSTRPPTIIQALRHGHTDIVRFMLQQNVSFDTPKLAYNPTQNLYSGSQAKFHEQISLLHTCGYTDWVPSTLIIRGRDALSGAIAVGSVSDIIYAAEVLKLGDTPPSINSVSEIDVDIAVALEKSTSSLHWTEASVEILDRRLDDTSVQHWILFKECTSGQSSLGDIGWRGWWNYHNTVYKFSWMFSSTVTLLQHLLLHGGSYWNEVETGWVKNPYRIGTADGSAKTWSYFDSRSSNIEHKLDEWACCGEPRNQRVMIDWSDDGTIRKSAGRWASRIDSADSRFVLNPAFSPGDSTNRTVTGSGPGTADAGDVQNHYQRESTSTDGMKSKGKSQWDSSIFKQVISTEEGRRHMSRFPLVKALCCALQLAGYRAEMDDEGDIWFEDEDGDQYFDAVEHPSEHDRRGPLGGTCEMCRDPEKFGLGSIIEQHENAKSVALSSSLRFLFPHSYLARRDETIAHLLQYHVNDLLRQTLQLLRLGPELARPPIILMRRDVGLHQHLAHVHGDRSHLLDVGAYEGEAEDLLDGFAAAGIVVPLTVIFQKCCPEHRRDTSPFALDTANAIAVGAGNDARAYDRSED; encoded by the exons ATGTCAGGGTTCGAGGTGCTTGGCGcgaccgccgccatcgcgcAGCTCTCCGAGCTCTGCATCAAATGCGGCCAGACGACGGTCCGAATCATTTGCTCTTACCGCGGCGCGCCCAAGGAGATCATCGAGCTGGCTCAGAAGGTGGACCGTCTCAAGTTCCGCATCGGACAGGTCCAGAAGATTGGCGACGACCTCTCGGATCTGGACCTGGACGACGTTTTCCCCGAGATCCACAGGGTGATCCTGCTCGAACAGCTGGAGACGCATCACAAGGCCCTGTTGGAAATCGAGGGCTTGGCCaccggcgttggcggccaGACGAGGGGTAAGAAGCTGCAGTGGGCTTTTGTCGACAAGAGGAAGACCACTCGGATCATGCAAGATCTGGCAGACATCAATCAGACTCTTGACCAATTCCTCGAGATTATCCCAATGTCAGTTGCCAGCCAACAACCTCGTGATCCCATGGTTGTCTTGCTGACTGCTCCCAGACGTCTTGCCACCATCCAACACAACTCCCTCGCGGCCCTGCGAGTCTCCAACGCAGCAATGCTCCCGGCTCTGATTGAGCAGATGAAGGAGATACAATCTTCGATTCAATCGGCCAGCGACGATCAGTTTCTTTACTGGAAAGAAACACAGACC AAAATCATGCGCTGTCGTGACCCGGCGACTGCACCCGCTCGGATTACACCCGTCCTAGACCGTCCAGAGTCCTCAACTAAAGACAGCAGTGCCCACACGAACCGAACGACCAaccgtcctcctcctccttcttctccacaAGTGACAACGAAGGAGAACAGCAGGGGGCTCAAGTCAGGCCATGAATTCGTTGACACAGTCATTGAATTCCACAATTTCGGAATGAGCCAGCCAAGCCAGCATGCTCAATGGGACTTCGGATGTTCTTCTGGCACAGGAAGGGTGACGCAAAACCCCAGGTATAGCGGTCGCGTTGCTGTCAAGACTACGGCGTCTTTCCGGGAGGTCCGCTCTTCGTTGAGAGTGCGTTTCTTCTTGTTCAACGAGAGAGTTTTACGATTCGAACTGGGTGTTCGGCAGTTGACTCGAGCTTGGACAAGCTTTTCTCTTGTCGGCTCTAGAATTGACGTG CACATCGTCACATACCCCCCAACATCTAAGCGATGGAACATAACAGAAAAGACGAGGTTAAAGATGATAAAGTACCTCATGCATCAAGGCTGCACTACTCACTGCGCAAAGGGTGGTCGAATCTGGAG CACGCGTCCTCCCACCATTATCCAGGCCTTGCGCCACGGTCACACAGACATTGTAAGGTTCATGTTGCAGCAAAACGTGAGCTTCGACACGCCTAAGCTAGCTTACAACCCCACCCAAAACCTTTACTCAGGCTCGCAAGCAAAGTTTCATGAGCAAATCAGCCTCCTTCACACCTGCGGATATACCGATTGGGTTCCATCAACTTTAATTATTCGTGGTCGAGACGCACTTTCTGgtgccatcgccgtcggcagTGTGTCAGATATCATCTATGCTGCCGAAGTTCTCAAGCTGGGAGACACTCCGCCGTCCATCAACTCAGTGTCAGAGATTGATGTTGACATCGCTGTCGCCCTAGAAAAAAGCACCAGCAGCCTCCATTGGACCGAAGCCAGTGTTGAGATACTCGACCGGAGATTGGACGATACATCTGTTCAACACTGGATCCTGTTCAAAGAGTGTACTTCGGGGCAATCATCGCTAGGGGACATAGGCTGGAGGGGATGGTGGAACTATCACAACACCGTCTACAAGTTTAGTTGGATGTTCTCATCAACAGTGACACTGTTGCAGCACCTTTTGCTCCACGGCGGATCATACTGGAACGAGGTGGAAACGGGATGGGTTAAGAACCCATACCGCATCGGCACAGCAGATGGGTCAGCGAAGACATGGAGCTACTTTGATTCGCGGTCTTCTAATATTGAGCATAAGCTTGATGAATGGGCTTGTTGCGGGGAACCGAGAAACCAAAGGGTTATGATAGACTGGTCGGATGATGGAACAATACGCAAAAGCGCTGGCCGCTGGGCCTCGCGCATTGATTCCGCAGATTCTCGGTTTGTTCTCAATCCGGCTTTCTCTCCAGGGGATTCAACCAACAGAACGGTGACAGGCAGCGGACCTGGCACTGCAGACGCGGGGGATGTTCAAAACCACTACCAGCGGGAAAGCACATCGACGGATGGGATGAAGTCGAAAGGGAAAAGCCAGTGGGATTCGTCCATTTTCAAGCAGGTCATCTCCACTGAAGAAGGGCGTCGACACATGTCGCGATTCCCCCTGGTTAAAGCACTCTGCTGCGCCCTACAGCTTGCGGGCTACAGagccgagatggacgacgagggcgacatATGGTtcgaggatgaagatggcgacCAATACTTCGATGCCGTGGAGCACCCTTCGGAGCACGACAGGCGAGGTCCGCTGGGGGGAACGTGTGAGATGTGCCGAGACCCCGAGAAGTTCGGTTTGGGATCGATTATCGAGCAGCATGAGAATGCG AAAAGTGTtgccctctcttcctccctccgTTTCCTCTTTCCGCATAGTTACCTGGCGCGTCGAGATGAGACCATCGCCCATCTCCTCCAGTATCATGTGAACGATCTCCTTCGGCAAACGCTTCAACTGCTCCGTCTTGGTCCAGAACTCGCGCGCCCACCAATCATCCTGATGCGGCG CGATGTTGGGTTACACCAGCATCTGGCCCACGTGCATGGTGACAGATCCCACCTCCTGGACGTTGGCGCCtacgagggcgaggccgaagatTTACTTGATGGCTTCGCTGCTGCCGGGATTGTCGTCCCCCTCACAGTGATCTTTCAAAAGTGCTGCCCAGAACACCGGAGGGACACC AGTCCATTCGCCCTTGATACGGCCAATGCTATTGCCGTTGGAGCGGGAAATGATGCTCGGGCATATGATCGATCGGAAGATTGA
- a CDS encoding Polyubiquitin binding protein (Doa1 ufd3) gives MADFKLSAQLSGHDSDVKAVSFPNPQTVLSASRDGSVRVWRQTSDSPPAFEASVTSQTSEFVNSVTYLPPSKAYPDGLIASGGKDTIVEIKQPQAAPTDNAERLLVGHSQNVCSLDASPKGSYVVSGGWDAQAIVWNTATWEPEVRLGGHDKSVWAVLAYDEETVLTGCADTNIRIYNLRSAVAGDAEPQSTISTSEVVRALAKLPKGHPSGADIASASNDGIIRLWKLNGQQVGELIGHENFIYALATLPSGELVSSGEDRTVRIWKGNECVQTITHPAISVWTVAANQETGDIVTGASDGIARVFTRSTERTAAAEAVSAFEESVKASAIPQQQLPDINKEKLPGPEFLQSRSGTKEGQVQMINEGNGLITAHQWSQSQQQWVNIGTVVDSAGSSGKKTEYNGKSYDFVFDVDIEDGKPPLKLPYNLSQNPYDAATKFLNDNELPLSYLDNVASFITQNTQGATLGQSAPAAGPDPYGTESRYRPGESESAAPRLLPHTEYLFITAGKYDAMVNKILTINANMISAGRKDTALNPAEQNTLKAVKEAIESSKPVSQEGIDLAVKIVSHWPYAERLAGLDLLRCVAPAPLAAELAAPGASFLKIASISALEATDGAEPNENSAMMGLRTFANIFSSPKGRALAAKEASLAATVLERVLGIAGGAPIGQFNRNVLIAATTTLINYAVLATKERTAPESKRFIAALGKILSAQSDPEVVYRALVALGTYVSSNKAEVKSLGGEGWIKTAIDRVSEPRVKHVGQEALQLL, from the exons ATGGCAGACTTCAAGCTCTCCGCCCAGCTGAGTGGCCACGACTCAGAC gtcaaggccgtcaGCTTCCCGAACCCCCAGACAGTCCTGTCCGCCTCGCGAGACGGCAGCGTTCGGGTTTGGCGCCAAACATCCGATTCCCCTCCCGCTTTCGAAGCCTCCGTCACGAGTCAAACCTCGGAATTCGTCAACTCTGTCACATACCTCCCACCTTCCAAAGCCTACCCCGATGGCCTAATTGCCTCGGGTGGCAAGGACACCATCGTCGAAATCAAGCAACCCCAAGCTGCCCCGACCGACAATGCCGAGCGCCTGTTGGTCGGCCACTCCCAGAACGTCTGCTCCCTCGATGCGTCGCCCAAGGGATCCTACGTCGTGTCGGGTGGATGGGATGCTCAGGCCATTGTATGGAACACCGCCACCTGGGAGCCCGAGGTTCGCCTCGGTGGTCACGATAAGAGCGTGTGGGCGGTGCTCGCCTACGACGAAGAAACGGTTCTCACGGGCTGCGCCGACACAAATATCCGCATATACAATCTGCGctccgccgttgccggcgacgccgagcccCAGTCTACCATTTCAACCTCCGAGGTcgtccgcgccctcgccaagcTCCCCAAGGGCCATCCGAGCGGAGCCGATATCGCCAGCGCTAGCAACGATGGCATCATTCGCCTGTGGAAGCTCAACGGTCAGCAGGTCGGTGAGCTCATTGGTCATGAGAACTTCATCTACGCATTGGCGACCTTGCCTTCGGGTGAACTGGTCAGCTCTGGGGAGGACCGCACTGTGCGGATATGGAAGGGCAACGAGTGCGTCCAGACCATCACACATCCCGCCATCTCGGTGtggacggtggcggcgaacCAGGAGACGGGAGACATCGTGACGGGAGCCAGCGATGGCATCGCTCGTGTCTTTACACGTAGCACCGAGCGGACAGCCGCTGCCGAGGCCGTCTCCGCCTTCGAGGAGTCCGTCAAGGCCTCGGCCATCCCCCAGCAACAATTACCCGACATCAACAAGGAGAAACTGCCCGGCCCCGAGTTCCTCCAGTCCCGATCGGGCACCAAGGAGGGCCAGGTGCAGATGATCAACGAGGGCAACGGCTTGATCACTGCCCATCAATGGTCTCAGA gccagcagcagtgggTCAACATCGGCACGGTTGTCGACTCGGCCGGCAGCAGCGGTAAGAAGACGGAATACAACGGCAAGTCGTATGACTTTGTCTTTGATGTCGATATCGAAGACGGCAAGCCGCCTCTTAAGCTGCCTTACAACCTGTCGCAGAACCCCTACGATGCTGCGACCAAGTTCCTCAACGACAACGAGCTCCCGCTGAGCTACCTGGACAATGTCGCCAGCTTCATCACACAAAACACCCAAGGTGCGACTCTCGGCCAGTCTGCGCCGGCAGCGGGTCCCGACCCCTACGGCACCGAGTCGAGATACCGCCCCGGCGAGTCCGAGTCAGCGGCTCCGAGGCTGCTGCCCCATACCGAGTACCTCTTCATCACGGCGGGCAAGTACGATGCCATGGTCAACAAGATCCTCACCATCAATGCGAACATGATTTCGGCAGGCCGCAAGGACACGGCTCTCAACCCTGCTGAGCAAAACACCCTCAAGGCTgtcaaggaggccatcgagTCGTCCAAGCCCGTCAGCCAAGAAGGTATCGACCTTGCGGTTAAGATTGTCTCGCACTGGCCGTATGCCGAGCGGCTCGCCGGTCTCGATCTTCTGCGATGCGTCGCCCCGGCACCGCTCGCTGCCGAGCTGGCCGCCCCGGGGGCCTCGTTCCTCAAGATTGCCTCGATCAGCGCGCTGGAAGCCACGGACGGCGCCGAACCAAACGAGAACTCGGCCATGATGGGTCTGCGGACATTCGCCAACATCTTCAGCTCGCCCAAGGGCCGAGCGCTGGCGGCCAAAGAGGCCAGTCTCGCCGCAACGGTTCTCGAGCGCGTGCTCGGCATAGCCGGCGGCGCGCCGATCGGGCAATTCAACCGCAACGTCCTCATTgctgccaccaccacactCATCAACTACGCCGTGCTCGCCACCAAGGAAAGGACGGCGCCCGAGTCGAAGCGCTTCATCGCGGCTCTCGGCAAGATCCTGTCGGCGCAGTCCGACCCCGAAGTCGTCTACCGGGCGCTTGTCGCACTGGGGACGTATGTCTCGAGCAACAAGGCCGAGGTCAAGTCTCTGGGAGGCGAGGGCTGGATCAAGACAGCCATCGACAGGGTGTCGGAACCGCGTGTCAAGCACGTGGGCCAGGAGGCTCTCCAGCTGCTGTGA
- a CDS encoding WD repeat domain-containing protein: protein MASPSPAPPAAETSRQYVPLTCHGHSRPVPHVCFSGLEKGEQYYMISACKDGNPMLRDGITGDWIGTFIGHKGAVWQARLSPDASNAATASADFTAKVWDTHSGEVLYTLQHNHIVRAVAYPPDNSELIATGGMEKKLRVFDLSDFAPDPNSPAGTPITVPASAGFEIGEGTHTGSIKFIAWTKDPNTIVTASDNTLRWFDLPTRTVIRQEVLDGEIKSCELVSLAPEFTSPSDIGGGLPVLSVAAGKWVYFWGGPQASDELKRIELKHGVASVGLDLKGRKIVMGEEPGTWARVCRWEDGTDIETLKGHHGPIWSIAFSPDGKLYGTGSEDGTIKMWKNCDGFYGLWRGGAPNAERNVD from the exons ATggcttccccctcccccgctcctcccgccgccgaaaCCTCGCGTCAATATGTCCCTCTGACCTGCCACGGCCACTCGCGACCTGTGCCTCACGTCTGCTTCTCCGGcctcgagaagggcgagcaATACTACATGATCTCGGCCTGCAAGG ATGGAAACCCTATGCTGCGCGACGGCATCACTGGCGACTG GATCGGAACCTTCATCGGCCACAAGGGTGCCGTCTGGCAGGCCAGATTGAGCCCCGACGCCTCCAACGCGgccaccgcctcggccgacTTCACCGC CAAGGTCTGGGACACCCACAGCGGAGAGGTTCTCTACACCCTCCAGCACAACCACAtcgtccgcgccgtcgcctaCCCGCCCGACAACTCGGAGCTCATCGCGACCGGAGGaatggagaagaagctgcgCGTCTTCGACCTCAGCGACTTCGCCCCCGACCCCAACTCGCCCGCTGGCACCCCCATCACCGTCCCTGCGTCGGCCGGCTTTGAGATTGGCGAAGGCACCCACACGGGATCCATCAAGTTCATCGCCTGGACCAAAGATCCTAACACGATTGTTACCGCCTCCGATAACACCCTTCGCTGGTTCGATCTCCCCACGCGCACCGTCATCCGCCAggaggtcctcgacggcgagatcAAGTCTTGCGAGCTCGTCTCGCTGGCACCCGAGTTCACCTCTCCCAGCGACATTGGCGGTGGTCTTCCCGTCCTGTCTGTGGCGGCCGGCAAGTGGGTGTACTTCTGGGGCGGCCCCCAGGCCTCGGACGAGCTGAAGCGCATCGAGCTGAAGCACGGCGTCGCCagcgtcggcctcgacctcaagGGTCGCAAGATCGTCATGGGAGAGGAGCCGGGCACCTGGGCGCGCGTCTGCCGCTGGGAAGACGGTACCGATATTG AAACCCTCAAGGGCCATCACGGACCCATCTGGTCCATCGCCTTCTCACCCGACGGCAAGCTTTACGGAACCGGCTCGGAAGACGGCACAATCAAGATGTGGAAGAACTGCGACGGGTTCTACGGCCTGTGGCGTGGCGGCGCCCCCAACGCGGAACGCAACGTGGATTAG